The Odocoileus virginianus isolate 20LAN1187 ecotype Illinois chromosome 12, Ovbor_1.2, whole genome shotgun sequence genome has a segment encoding these proteins:
- the NPY2R gene encoding neuropeptide Y receptor type 2, whose product MKMGPLGAEADENQTVEEMKVDQFGPGHTIPTGELAPDSEPELIDSTKLIEVQVVLILAYCSIILLGVIGNSLVIHVVIKFKSMRTVTNFFIANLAVADLLVNTLCLPFTLTYTLMGEWKMGPVLCHLVPYAQGLAVQVSTITLTVIALDRHRCIVYHLESKISKQISFLIIGLAWGVSALLASPLAIFREYSLIEIIPDFEIVACTEKWPEEEKGIYGTVYSLSSLLILYVLPLGIISFSYTRIWSKLKNHVSPGAAHDQYHQRRQKTTKMLVCVVVVFAVSWLPLHAFQLAVDIDSHVLDLKEYKLIFTVFHIIAMCSTFANPLLYGWMNSNYRKAFLSAFRCEQRLDAIHSEVSVTFKAKKHLQVAKNNGPSDSFTEATNV is encoded by the coding sequence ATGAAAATGGGCCCATTAGGTGCAGAGGCTGATGAGAACCAGACAGtggaagaaatgaaagtggaTCAGTTCGGTCCAGGACACACCATTCCAACAGGGGAGCTGGCCCCTGACTCTGAACCGGAGCTTATAGACAGCACCAAGCTGATTGAGGTGCAAGTTGTCCTTATATTGGCCTACTGCTCCATCATCTTGCTTGGGGTGATTGGCAATTCCTTGGTGATCCATGTAGTGATCAAATTCAAGAGCATGCGTACAGTAACCAACTTCTTTATTGCTAATCTGGCTGTGGCGGATCTTCTGGTGAACACCCTGTGCTTGCCATTTACACTTACCTACACCTTGATGGGGGAGTGGAAAATGGGTCCTGTCCTCTGCCACTTGGTGCCATATGCCCAGGGCCTGGCCGTCCAAGTGTCCACCATCACCTTGACGGTGATTGCCCTGGACCGGCATCGTTGCATCGTCTACCACCTCGAGAGCAAGATTTCCAAGCAAATCAGCTTCTTGATTATTGGCTTGGCTTGGGGTGTCAGCGCCCTGCTAGCAAGCCCCCTGGCCATCTTCCGGGAGTACTCGCTGATTGAGATCATTCCTGACTTTGAGATTGTGGCCTGTACTGAGAAGTGGCCTGAAGAGGAGAAGGGCATCTATGGCACTGTTTACAGTCTGTCCTCCTTACTAATCCTGTATGTTTTGCCTCTGGGCATCATCTCTTTTTCCTACACTCGTATTTGGAGTAAACTTAAGAACCATGTCAGTCCTGGGGCTGCTCATGACCAGTACCATCAGCGGAGGCAAAAAACCACCAAAATGctggtgtgtgtggtggtggtgtttgcgGTCAGCTGGTTGCCCCTCCATGCCTTCCAACTTGCTGTTGACATTGACAGCCACGTCTTGGACCTGAAGGAATACAAACTCATCTTCACTGTGTTCCACATCATTGCCATGTGCTCCACCTTTGCCAATCCCCTCCTCTATGGTTGGATGAACAGCAACTATAGAAAGGCTTTCCTCTCCGCATTTCGCTGTGAGCAGAGGTTGGACGCCATTCACTCTGAGGTGTCTGTGACATTCAAGGCTAAAAAGCACCTGCAAGTCGCAAAGAATAATGGTCCCAGTGATTCTTTCACAGAGGCTACCAACGTCTAA